The DNA window AACACAATCTTGTTCACGGTTGCACATGCAACTTATACACTCGATCCTTCTGACAAATATCGCACAGGATCATGTAAACGGGCAAAGAGCCCCTCTTTACCGGAAGTAAATGGACACAAGCGGGATGTCGACGTCattgtcgtcgtcatcctcacagGCCACCACAACATCCAGATGGCAGCGGTACAGAGGCACCTCCACCTTGGCCACCTCCCTGGCCACATCCACCACCTTCTTGTCCAGCCGCTCCTTGTGCCTGGGGAACATGGAGTTGTAGAGCAGCGAGGTCCCACAGGATATGCTGTATGCGTTCAAGCCCTTCTCCTTGAGCCACTCCAGGAGCTCCCTCAGCGTGATGTTGCCAGTTATGGTCCAGCGGTCCCAGACGGTCCAAGACATGTCTTGGTGCTTGATGGTCTTGGGTGGCACAGGCTCCGCCATGGAGAAGAGGGGGATTGCGAGGTTCGCAAATGTGTTCCGGTAGTCTTCAACCTTGTGCCCACCAGCGAGGACTTTGTAAAGCTCCAGGCAGACAAGGCCGGTGGCCATTGCAGTTGAGGTGGCGATGGCTGGGATGATTCTTCCTGCTATGAACTTTGCCTTCAATTTGTCAACTTCAGGGATGCTGTAATTCCTAGCCCGCATGTTGGCAAAACCAGCGATCAAGTCCATATGGAAATTGGTATCATCATCCTGCAAACAATAAAATACTCAGCATTGAATTTCTGGATGCATAATAGTTCTCATCCTAGAGACATGGATACCCAGCAAGCTACAGCTACAAGAAATTAGGCATCTAACAGAAGCTATGGTACAGAAGGTTTTAGAAGTGATTATCTGGACCTACTAACCTTCTCAAACTGTATAGGATTCATACGGAATCCTTGTGGCAATATTTTAGAAATTGCTTCCAGCTTCGCAATAAGCTCTTCAATGACGGCAGCATCATCAACAGACGCAGAGGAAAGGCTAGTAGCCTTCTCATCTGTCTCTATCTTAACACCCTGTTTTGGTTGGAAATCTGGAACAATGACCTTGTCCACAGTTTCGGCCAGTTTCGTTGGGTTTTTCGCCCAATCAGGTATGGGTATTCCAAATGTCTCTGCCCTTAATATAGAAGCAGCCAACAAGAAGTTAAGGTGACTTGAGTCGGAAGATGAGAACTCCAGAGGTCGCGGGAACCGCTTAGGAGCAGACCAGAAAGGAGCACCAGAGCTAGTCATTGCGTCTTCAGGGAAAGTGAATGTCAGCTGCTTTACACGGTTggagaaataatcctcaaacctAATAAACCATCAACAAAAAACAGAGGAGCAAGAATCATTAGACTTATACTAGTTCAACAGGAGTGCAGTGAAATAAATGTGAAACTAAGCTGGTGCATGCAGATGCAGCTCCAAGATCAACTGTGCCAATTAAGGAACAATGGTGCAAGGGCTAGAGGAGGGGTGCACAACTTACTTAAGCCGGGCCCAGGTAATACAATCTTGGAATGTCTCACACTTGTCTGTCTCAAGGCATTCAATAACTCGCTCAAGTTGATCCCTAGCCTGTGCATCACCAGCAGTTCTTGCTGCAGTGGCATATCCACTAGGGTTCGACAGGAAAGCATTTACTTCAGTGGGAGTCTTCTCAAGTAGACCCTCAAACTCAGACCTAGCCCACGTTAGGCAGTGATCAATATTGTGAGGAAATGAATGCACAGTGCACATAGGTGCCTGCTTTTCTGGTGGATCTCTGGATGCCCCATAGTTTTCTGTCAGGTGAGGAATGACCATCTGTGTGTTGCACTTGGCACCCAGAGTGCCTGATTCAAGAAGTGGCTTCTGGAAATATACACATCTTGAGTCAATGTACATTCTTGCAGTGACATTGTCCAATGCATTAACAACAGCATCCAAACTCTCCCAAAAGGCATCATTAAACACATTTTCAGTCTCAGGACTTGCTCTGTTCTGAAGAGCCTCCACATGAAGCTTAGGATTAATTGCCATAGCAGCAGTTGCAGCAACTGTGGACTTGGGCTGTCCAATGTTCCAGTCACGGAAGAGAAACTGGCGACTGAGATTGCTTTTCTCTATAACATCGTCATCTGTCACAGTCAGCTTCCCATTTTGACTGCAAGAAATACCCATTAACGCAAGGTTCTTCAAGAATTCACATCCAAGAGCCCCAGAACCAACCATGAAGATTTTTGATTGCTCCAGTTTCTTTTGAAGCTTAGCCCCAAAGACACTAATTTGTGCATCATATCTACTGTTCTCTGGCTTCAAATCACTAGGCTCCAACGGTTCAACTGGCAGAGATTCGACAGAATCAAAGTAGAAGAACTGTAAAATCAAGACCGTACATTAATATTACAAATTTCCTGCAAATATAAACTCTCCAGTCAAATATTCTCAAACTTTTTTAACTTATATATGTCCCCAAGGTGCAAATTTGGCTACAATTTTCTATTAGGATATATTCTAATGAACTTAGGATATTATGGAAGTTCTTTTCAAGGAAAACCTACACACATATGACCTTTTATGTTCCAaattaaatatattttataaattaATAGACTGTCAAAGTTTAGAAGTTTGATCAGATCTTGTCTAAAACATCAATTATTTGTGACAAGGGAAAATAGAAATATATGTAAGGCCTAAACCATCCAACAGGTCACAGTAACACAGTATCACACAAGAACACACACGAACAAAAGTGGTTCGGTGGCTGGAATGACTTAGCATTTTCTGGTTTCCTCCTCTTCTAATATAGCCAATGTGAGCTACAAATCAGGCTGTGATAGCCTCCTAATAAATGCAGGAAATCACTCAACTAATCAGCCTATACTTCCTATTactccagtgcagagagctcccgctctgtgcggggtctggggaagggtgttagtggcaagccttaccctcgcctgtgcaatgcgaggagaccacgactcgaacccgggaccttccggtcacaggcggtaagactctaccgcttgcaccaggcccgcccttcatactTCCTATTACTCCATGCTGAAATTTAGCTAAAGTAAATGCTATGAACCTAGACACTAGCATGCACCTAGACACAGGATTATTTCCAACAATATagaataccatattatatataatTAAAGAAAGAAGCAACAGTCATACCTGGTAAAGTGGATGGAATTTCCCTGAGCATGCTTTAACAACCTCCTGACCTACAATACCACCAAACATTGCAGCCATAGGATTCAAAACAGCCCTGGAACCACTTGCGAAATGCTGCAGGAGCTTCTTGTCAATTTCTTCAAGCTTGCTATCACCAAGAGTTTCATTAATACTAATAGCAAGATCTATCAGCTTCTGTGCATCATCAGCTGACCCAGCAATAGGGAACCGTGTCAACTCAGTCCTAAACTTGTCCAAAGCTTGGAAGGCCAAATGCAAAAGAGGTGGGCGGTCGAACTTGGAGAAATCACTCATGAGAAATTCTCCTGGCTCCTTGATTGCCTCCTTCAAAGTTTTGAATTTAAGAACCTTTGGTGGCTTCACCTGTGTGACAATACCGCCTCTATTGTAAGTGCCATACGAGGTGGTGTCTTCTTCTAGAGTAAAAGAATAAGGCCTTGCATTCTtaatctttcttggttttccatCATTGAGTTCGGTCATTCCATGCACTTCAGAGAAAACAACTAGATCACCATCCTGGAACTCCAGACGCTCATCATCCACACAAGAAACAAGAGCT is part of the Miscanthus floridulus cultivar M001 chromosome 9, ASM1932011v1, whole genome shotgun sequence genome and encodes:
- the LOC136483413 gene encoding ubiquitin-activating enzyme E1 1-like codes for the protein MLPRKRGVDAGEVQDLHHKVPRAAASAQDKNKEKEEVAEMVGRAPEIDEDLHSRQLAVYGRETMKRLFGSNVLVSGLQGLGAEIAKNLVLAGVKSVTLHDDGKVELWDLSSNFFLSEKDVGQNRAQACVPKLQELNNAVIISTITGDLTKEQLSNFQAVVFTDISMEKAVEFDDYCHSHQPPIAFIKSEVRGLFGSVFCDFGPEFTVLDVDGEEPHTGIVASISNDNPALVSCVDDERLEFQDGDLVVFSEVHGMTELNDGKPRKIKNARPYSFTLEEDTTSYGTYNRGGIVTQVKPPKVLKFKTLKEAIKEPGEFLMSDFSKFDRPPLLHLAFQALDKFRTELTRFPIAGSADDAQKLIDLAISINETLGDSKLEEIDKKLLQHFASGSRAVLNPMAAMFGGIVGQEVVKACSGKFHPLYQFFYFDSVESLPVEPLEPSDLKPENSRYDAQISVFGAKLQKKLEQSKIFMVGSGALGCEFLKNLALMGISCSQNGKLTVTDDDVIEKSNLSRQFLFRDWNIGQPKSTVAATAAMAINPKLHVEALQNRASPETENVFNDAFWESLDAVVNALDNVTARMYIDSRCVYFQKPLLESGTLGAKCNTQMVIPHLTENYGASRDPPEKQAPMCTVHSFPHNIDHCLTWARSEFEGLLEKTPTEVNAFLSNPSGYATAARTAGDAQARDQLERVIECLETDKCETFQDCITWARLKFEDYFSNRVKQLTFTFPEDAMTSSGAPFWSAPKRFPRPLEFSSSDSSHLNFLLAASILRAETFGIPIPDWAKNPTKLAETVDKVIVPDFQPKQGVKIETDEKATSLSSASVDDAAVIEELIAKLEAISKILPQGFRMNPIQFEKDDDTNFHMDLIAGFANMRARNYSIPEVDKLKAKFIAGRIIPAIATSTAMATGLVCLELYKVLAGGHKVEDYRNTFANLAIPLFSMAEPVPPKTIKHQDMSWTVWDRWTITGNITLRELLEWLKEKGLNAYSISCGTSLLYNSMFPRHKERLDKKVVDVAREVAKVEVPLYRCHLDVVVACEDDDDNDVDIPLVSIYFR